From the Methanobacterium sp. BAmetb5 genome, the window CATACCCCTTAGCTTCCTCCAGGAACAGGCTGGACCCATTATCCTGGTAATAATCGGAGTTTTAATTCTGATTAAATCATTTTAACCAATCAATTAAAATCAGATTCTAAGAACTGATCTTACATTTTATTTTAATTTAAGAGGTTTTAAATATGAAACAGTTACTGGAAAAACTATCCAATGCATCCGGAGTATCTGGATTTGAAGACAATGTTCGCAACTTAATGATGGAAGAGTTAAAAGGATTTGTGGATGAGTTAGACGTGGACAATATGGGTAACCTCATCGCCATCAAGAAAGGAAAACCAGATGGTAAAAAGGTAATGTTAGCCGCCCATATGGATGAAATCGGCCTTATAGTAAGGTATATAGATAAAAATGGATTCATCAAGTTCTCCAAACTGGGAGGAATCAACGATCAGATGCTTCTTAACCAGGAAGTGTACATCCACAGTAATGGTGAAAAGATACTGGGTGTGATTGGAAGTAAACCTCCACACCGGATGAAGGCCGCTGAAAAGAAGAAACCAGTAGAATACGAGAACATGTTCATTGATATCGGTGCTTCCAGTAAGGAAGATGCCGAGGAAATGATCAATGTAGGAGACCCCATCACCATTAAACAGAAATTTGCTGAACTTAAAAATGATCTGGTAATGGGAAATGCCATGGATAACCGTGTTGGCTGTGCTATTCTCCTGGAAGTCATGAAAAGAGCCCGGAGCGACGCCACTATCTGCGGAGTAGGAACTGTGCAGGAGGAAGTGGGCCTCAAAGGAGCTAGAACTGCTGCTTTCCGTATCAATCCGGATATGGCTCTGGCCCTGGATGTGACTATCTCTGGTGACCATCCCGGTATGAAGGAAGAAGAAGCCCCAGCCAAAGCAGGTAAAGGACCATGTATCATACTCACCGATGCCAGTGGAAGGGGAATTATCACTCACCCCCAGGTTAAGGAACTGTTGATTCAGGTTGCCGAGGAAGAGGAAATACCATACCAGATAGAGGTCAGTGAAGGAGGAACCACCGATGCCACTGCCATTCACCTCACCAGAGAAGGTATTCCCACGGGAGTAATTTCACCACCATCACGATACATCCACACCCCAGTGAGTGTGGTAAATATCAAGGATGTGGAAAACGCAGTAAAACTTATATTAGCAGTGCTTAACCGACTTTAACACTGCATAATTTATTTTTTTAATGATTAACAGTTATCTACAATATAGTTTCCAAAATATTCTATAATATAATAAAAAATTTCAAATAAAAATTCCTCAAATAAGACTTTCCAAACGATTAAAACATAATAAAGGGATTAGTTATGGAACAAAAAATAGCTTTAATGTTCATAATACTGTTGATTCTAGGAGCAGTGGGTATTAACAAAATCATACAGGATTCCAACACAAATACTACCCAAAATAACCAGCAGAATACCGAAGCCAGTCCGCAGAGCATAACAGCCAACCCCCAAACAGGCCAACCAACGGGCAATGCGGATTCACGCAG encodes:
- a CDS encoding M42 family metallopeptidase; translated protein: MKQLLEKLSNASGVSGFEDNVRNLMMEELKGFVDELDVDNMGNLIAIKKGKPDGKKVMLAAHMDEIGLIVRYIDKNGFIKFSKLGGINDQMLLNQEVYIHSNGEKILGVIGSKPPHRMKAAEKKKPVEYENMFIDIGASSKEDAEEMINVGDPITIKQKFAELKNDLVMGNAMDNRVGCAILLEVMKRARSDATICGVGTVQEEVGLKGARTAAFRINPDMALALDVTISGDHPGMKEEEAPAKAGKGPCIILTDASGRGIITHPQVKELLIQVAEEEEIPYQIEVSEGGTTDATAIHLTREGIPTGVISPPSRYIHTPVSVVNIKDVENAVKLILAVLNRL